Proteins encoded together in one Funiculus sociatus GB2-C1 window:
- a CDS encoding AAA-like domain-containing protein, translated as MPTPKAIKPLTTEEEEYWKILENELIDGKGSAYLSQNDFAQLCQKNALNCSTATARRKLLRLQEVGRISMERQGKGNNPYKITWLEYSHYKKVDETKQIAPLTGIVPLDSPLYLKREADEICIQNLKLGASREGSRPFIRIRAPKQMGKSSLLRRIQYFLEKQQNHIVGFVDLGGDEYFYTDVFNDLDTLLYQFTSALIKTFSDALQRRGLNDLKNLPDLKEHWNANLTPQLNCANYLHDHIFLPIKQPKTLLIDGIDEVLGKPTQDPFLKFLRSWNEKRMKVVSQAPIIWPSIVIAYSTEPYSILGIRGSVLQNVGTVVELKEFSQEQIVDLSTKYNLSTPLTKPEVEFLMKLTGGHPALINQALYQISQGMTFAQLENKATQTDGPFWDYLSRASELLENNKNLFHCFQKILKGDNCNDDLAKYQLTKAGLLKIDEDAVKVIELYQKYFNNGHI; from the coding sequence ATGCCCACCCCGAAAGCCATAAAACCCTTAACCACTGAAGAAGAAGAATATTGGAAAATTTTGGAAAATGAATTAATAGATGGCAAAGGAAGTGCCTATCTAAGTCAAAATGACTTTGCCCAACTTTGCCAAAAAAATGCCCTTAATTGTTCCACTGCCACAGCTCGAAGAAAACTCCTGAGACTTCAGGAAGTCGGGCGCATTTCTATGGAGCGTCAAGGTAAAGGTAACAATCCCTATAAAATTACTTGGTTAGAATACAGTCATTACAAAAAAGTTGATGAAACAAAGCAAATTGCTCCTCTGACAGGAATTGTCCCTCTTGATTCCCCACTATATTTGAAACGAGAAGCAGATGAAATTTGTATCCAAAATTTGAAACTCGGCGCAAGTAGAGAAGGCTCTAGACCCTTTATCAGAATTAGAGCGCCTAAGCAGATGGGGAAATCTTCCCTACTACGGCGAATCCAATACTTTTTAGAAAAGCAACAAAATCATATAGTTGGCTTTGTAGATTTAGGAGGAGACGAATATTTTTATACAGATGTATTCAACGACCTAGATACACTCTTGTATCAGTTCACAAGTGCGCTCATCAAAACCTTTAGCGATGCACTGCAAAGACGCGGACTCAACGATTTAAAAAATTTGCCCGATTTAAAAGAGCATTGGAACGCAAATTTAACCCCACAACTAAACTGTGCTAACTATTTGCACGACCATATTTTTTTACCCATAAAACAGCCGAAAACTTTACTAATAGATGGCATAGATGAAGTTTTAGGCAAACCTACTCAAGACCCATTCCTAAAATTTTTGCGCTCTTGGAATGAAAAAAGGATGAAAGTCGTAAGTCAAGCCCCAATTATTTGGCCTAGTATTGTGATTGCCTACTCCACAGAACCATACTCTATCCTGGGAATCAGAGGCTCAGTTCTTCAAAATGTAGGCACAGTAGTAGAGTTAAAAGAATTTAGCCAAGAGCAAATAGTAGACCTTTCTACAAAATACAACTTATCCACTCCTTTAACAAAACCGGAAGTTGAGTTCCTGATGAAGCTGACGGGAGGACATCCGGCTTTAATCAATCAAGCACTTTATCAAATTAGTCAAGGAATGACTTTTGCACAACTAGAAAACAAAGCAACTCAAACAGATGGCCCTTTTTGGGATTACTTATCTAGAGCATCAGAACTTTTGGAAAATAATAAAAACCTTTTCCATTGCTTTCAAAAGATTCTCAAGGGCGATAACTGTAATGACGACCTCGCTAAATATCAACTAACCAAAGCAGGATTGCTTAAAATTGATGAGGATGCTGTAAAGGTTATTGAACTATATCAAAAATACTTTAATAATGGACATATTTGA
- a CDS encoding M23 family metallopeptidase has product MKFHFAKLIGSFLMLLLGSQAAVGLKVLSEEMSESVAFNPTPVTLDFGVEATEPTAKTDTTSDDAENLNAIASKTASKLFATKKSPGSIAIGAAEGNFTLTGETTSLYFGHTDPGNHVVNRGFCSWNRAKNLTLQEANRRCLKALQRQGASTERKLKALSIDASAHTEALVNGTDLWNQSNSAGPKFALAYQKALNKGLTGRRAYTYARVEAFRRKNGVLDASGLFGICTREPYYRNRLIGYPPYSESWRWNCIALDQERRVKIVSKALRQNIQKATIRSPQPPLKREAVKGKSEERQKSGVAASSSDNISRQKISSVNPPSLQQPSDPNSVALSFEPAVEAVPIASTIVSSEDAIATDENQIDLNVKEQNAANNSSVLLFDPFVEQVPISPAQQSNAQKVTDYTTFSSIDQWTPNLEKTPKRGDYLAGYGVTSSYGRRVHPVTGKVHFHGGVDLGTPMNTPIYAIGRPGTKTGLWCWIDANGGGLVATMTSPSFPSLKFDALHLSWCKSITNGPKIKIDAGSIIGGTGNSGRSTGPHLHFQVRDLKTGKKISPNKGQLSWVLTGKSPKPSNK; this is encoded by the coding sequence ATGAAATTTCATTTTGCTAAATTGATCGGCAGTTTCTTAATGTTGCTGCTGGGAAGTCAAGCTGCTGTAGGTTTAAAGGTGCTATCTGAGGAGATGTCAGAAAGTGTTGCTTTTAACCCAACGCCTGTCACCCTAGATTTTGGGGTTGAGGCTACTGAACCTACAGCTAAGACTGATACGACAAGTGATGATGCAGAGAACTTAAATGCGATCGCTTCCAAAACTGCATCAAAGCTATTTGCTACTAAAAAATCTCCTGGTAGCATCGCTATAGGAGCCGCAGAGGGCAACTTCACTCTGACTGGCGAAACCACATCCTTGTATTTTGGTCACACAGATCCGGGCAACCATGTTGTAAATAGGGGATTTTGCAGCTGGAATCGCGCCAAAAATCTAACTTTGCAAGAGGCAAATCGGCGTTGTCTCAAGGCACTGCAACGTCAAGGAGCATCCACAGAACGAAAACTCAAAGCACTCTCAATTGACGCATCAGCCCACACTGAAGCTTTGGTAAATGGAACTGATTTGTGGAACCAATCTAACTCTGCTGGCCCCAAGTTTGCTTTAGCATACCAGAAAGCTTTGAATAAAGGACTGACGGGAAGGCGTGCCTATACATACGCACGAGTCGAAGCGTTCCGTAGGAAAAATGGAGTTCTTGATGCTAGTGGACTATTTGGTATCTGCACTAGAGAACCTTACTATCGAAACCGACTTATCGGGTATCCTCCCTACTCAGAATCTTGGCGATGGAATTGCATTGCTCTGGATCAAGAACGGCGAGTCAAAATAGTTAGCAAAGCTTTAAGGCAGAACATTCAGAAGGCTACAATACGATCGCCCCAACCTCCTTTAAAAAGGGAGGCTGTAAAAGGCAAAAGTGAAGAAAGACAAAAAAGTGGTGTAGCGGCGAGTTCTTCCGATAATATCAGCCGCCAAAAGATATCTTCAGTAAACCCGCCTTCTTTACAACAGCCTAGCGATCCAAATTCTGTAGCGTTAAGCTTTGAACCTGCTGTGGAAGCGGTTCCCATTGCATCGACGATAGTATCTAGTGAAGATGCGATCGCTACCGATGAAAACCAGATAGATTTAAACGTCAAAGAGCAAAACGCAGCAAATAACTCGTCTGTACTTCTATTTGACCCTTTCGTAGAACAAGTTCCTATCTCGCCCGCCCAACAATCGAACGCCCAAAAAGTTACAGATTATACAACTTTTTCCAGCATTGATCAGTGGACACCAAACCTGGAAAAGACACCCAAAAGAGGCGATTATCTTGCAGGTTATGGAGTAACATCTTCTTATGGCAGACGGGTTCACCCGGTCACTGGAAAAGTACATTTTCATGGCGGAGTGGACTTGGGAACTCCCATGAATACACCGATTTATGCCATTGGTAGACCTGGAACAAAAACAGGTTTGTGGTGTTGGATAGATGCTAATGGTGGGGGGCTGGTGGCGACGATGACCTCTCCATCTTTCCCGTCTTTGAAGTTTGATGCTCTCCACCTATCTTGGTGCAAATCTATTACCAATGGACCTAAGATTAAAATCGATGCTGGGTCAATTATCGGCGGTACTGGTAACTCAGGGCGCAGCACTGGCCCGCATCTACATTTCCAGGTGCGCGACTTGAAGACGGGTAAGAAAATCTCTCCCAACAAAGGACAATTATCATGGGTGTTAACTGGAAAGTCGCCTAAACCATCTAATAAATAA
- a CDS encoding NB-ARC domain-containing protein — protein MNTEEALLFVEKALSEERLSKLQVTVFRYAWEEQSYQDISRKLGYEVGYLKQTGSQLWQLLSKAFGEKVTKSNVQLILKRKARVGEKEKTNSQFPIPKTDWGDATDVSVLSDRTQELATLERWILSESVRFIGLFGMGGIGKTSLSVKLAKQIQHQFEYVIWRSLRNAPPILDLLADLLQFLSNHQETDLPETLDGRILRLLDYLRLSRCLLVLDNGETIMQPGDRNSGYQTGYEGYGQLLRCVGETNHKSVLVLTSREEPRGIAAKVGEISQMRSLRLTGLSTFGAQNIFNVKGNFSGSESQWKILIGHYAGNPLALKMVAPVIKDFFDGSIGDFLEVLGQGSSVFGDIRDLLARQIERLSELEQHVMYWLAIDREPVTLSELRANFVPQVSLGNLLEALTSLERRSLIEKYRTQFTLQPVVMEYMSDRLIEQICQEIGGGDWGLGIGDWGLGTGDKEDKEDKEDKEVKEAFPKSTQSLFPNPSSPIANSQLPLSLFKSHALIKATAKDYIRETQIRLILKPVVDKLLNVNNTGNLEDKFRQLLSNLRGKSPKETGYVSGNILNLLCQISSDLKDWDFSHLTVWQAYLCHVNLHQVNFAGADVSKSVFTETFSQILSVAFSPDGKLLATGDVNHEIHVWQVENSKQLLTCKVDSGWIWCVAFSPNGRLLASSANRIVQLWDVRTGECLYTLEGYTDRVFSLAFSPDGRLLASGSEDHLVRVWDVKKGELVSTLSGHADEVRSVAFSPQAYSNTPASTQNSRGDTSRLYNSKLLLASGSYDCTVRLWDVSTGECVRILQGHTQRVWSVAFSPDGCVLASGSSDRAVKLWNVSNGNLLKSLVGHSKQIRTVAFSADGQFLASGSDDQSVRLWNQRTGEVLRVLKGHTSWISSVAFSPDGGLLASGSEDRSVRLWDSRTNLCLKTLQGHSNGIWSVAFNPNSPYQGELGGMIASGSQDRGIRFWDVKTGKCRDVTSNISTQRHTSWIWSLAFNPQGSILASGSEDRTIKLWDTRTGEHLRTLKGHTDAVFSVIFSPDGQTLLSGSLDGTIKIWHIPQGFCRQTLQGHNGGVWSISLSLDGQILVSGSQDQTLRLWDVRTSRCISTLSGHNSWIRSCAISPDGQTIASGSADGIVKLWHVNTGKCRQISAHTGPVLSVAFDPNGKTFASTGADAVVKLWDVSTLQCCHLQGHTKWVRFLAYNPDGQILASCSQDETIKLWDVSDRWSKTINNGQRTTNSKCIQTLQVPRPYEALNITGVTGLTEAQRSTLKMLGAIDESLFADIPQLATLS, from the coding sequence ATGAATACTGAAGAAGCACTGCTATTTGTTGAAAAAGCCTTAAGCGAAGAACGTTTAAGCAAGCTGCAAGTAACGGTATTTCGGTATGCCTGGGAAGAACAATCATATCAGGACATTTCGAGGAAACTTGGCTATGAGGTTGGTTATCTCAAGCAGACGGGTTCCCAGTTATGGCAATTGCTTTCTAAGGCGTTTGGGGAAAAGGTGACTAAAAGTAATGTGCAGTTAATTCTGAAGCGGAAGGCGAGAGTGGGAGAGAAAGAGAAAACCAATTCCCAATTCCCAATCCCCAAAACTGACTGGGGTGATGCGACGGATGTATCAGTTTTGAGCGATCGCACTCAGGAACTGGCGACGCTGGAACGCTGGATTTTAAGCGAAAGCGTCCGCTTTATTGGTTTGTTTGGTATGGGTGGAATTGGCAAAACATCTTTATCGGTGAAGTTAGCCAAACAAATTCAGCACCAGTTTGAGTATGTTATCTGGCGCAGTCTCCGTAATGCGCCACCAATTTTAGATTTGTTGGCAGATTTGCTCCAGTTTCTTTCAAATCATCAGGAAACTGATTTGCCAGAAACTCTGGATGGTCGCATCTTGCGTCTTTTGGATTACTTACGCTTAAGTCGTTGTCTTCTGGTCTTAGATAACGGCGAGACGATTATGCAACCAGGCGATCGCAATAGTGGCTACCAAACTGGGTATGAAGGTTACGGTCAGCTGTTGCGATGCGTTGGGGAAACCAACCATAAAAGCGTTCTGGTGTTGACGAGTCGGGAAGAACCTAGAGGAATCGCTGCAAAAGTTGGGGAAATAAGCCAGATGCGATCGCTACGATTAACTGGTTTATCGACTTTTGGTGCACAAAATATATTTAATGTCAAGGGTAATTTCTCAGGTTCAGAGTCGCAATGGAAAATCTTAATCGGACACTATGCAGGCAACCCTTTAGCTTTAAAAATGGTAGCACCCGTCATCAAAGATTTCTTTGATGGCAGTATTGGCGATTTTCTCGAAGTTCTGGGCCAGGGAAGCTCAGTTTTTGGCGATATTCGGGATTTGTTAGCACGTCAGATCGAACGCCTGTCAGAATTAGAGCAACACGTGATGTATTGGCTGGCAATTGACCGGGAACCAGTTACTTTATCAGAATTACGGGCGAATTTCGTCCCCCAAGTATCGCTGGGTAACTTGCTGGAGGCGCTAACATCTCTGGAGAGGCGATCGCTTATTGAAAAATACCGCACCCAGTTTACCCTGCAACCAGTGGTAATGGAGTACATGAGCGATCGCTTAATCGAACAAATTTGCCAAGAAATCGGGGGTGGGGACTGGGGACTGGGAATTGGCGATTGGGGATTGGGGACTGGGGACAAGGAGGACAAGGAGGACAAGGAGGACAAGGAGGTCAAAGAAGCTTTTCCGAAGTCTACCCAATCCCTCTTCCCCAATCCCTCTTCCCCAATCGCCAATTCCCAATTACCCCTTAGCCTTTTCAAAAGCCATGCTTTAATCAAAGCTACGGCAAAAGACTATATTCGGGAAACTCAAATTCGCCTAATTCTCAAGCCAGTTGTAGATAAGCTGCTAAATGTCAACAACACTGGAAACTTGGAAGACAAATTTAGACAACTTTTATCTAACTTACGCGGCAAATCTCCCAAAGAAACAGGTTATGTCAGCGGTAATATCCTAAACCTACTTTGCCAAATTTCCTCAGACTTGAAAGATTGGGATTTTTCTCATCTGACAGTTTGGCAGGCATATCTATGTCACGTCAATCTGCATCAAGTTAACTTTGCTGGTGCGGATGTGTCTAAATCAGTTTTCACAGAAACCTTCAGCCAAATCTTATCTGTAGCTTTCAGTCCAGATGGCAAGTTATTAGCGACTGGCGATGTCAATCATGAAATTCACGTTTGGCAAGTAGAGAACAGCAAACAATTGCTAACCTGTAAAGTAGATTCTGGCTGGATTTGGTGCGTTGCATTTAGTCCCAACGGTCGTCTTTTGGCAAGCAGCGCCAATCGAATTGTCCAGCTGTGGGATGTGAGAACCGGGGAATGTCTATATACACTAGAAGGATATACCGACCGGGTGTTTTCTTTGGCATTCAGCCCCGATGGTCGTCTTCTCGCCAGTGGCAGCGAAGACCACTTAGTGCGAGTATGGGATGTGAAAAAGGGTGAACTCGTCAGCACTTTGTCAGGACACGCTGATGAAGTTCGTTCTGTTGCCTTTTCTCCACAAGCATACTCAAATACTCCCGCTTCAACTCAAAACTCAAGAGGCGATACATCGCGTCTCTACAATTCAAAACTCTTACTTGCCAGTGGAAGTTACGATTGTACCGTGCGATTGTGGGATGTGAGTACAGGTGAGTGTGTGAGAATTTTGCAGGGACACACTCAAAGAGTTTGGTCAGTTGCTTTCAGTCCCGATGGTTGTGTCTTAGCGAGTGGAAGTAGCGATCGCGCTGTCAAACTTTGGAATGTCAGCAACGGAAACCTTCTAAAATCCTTAGTAGGACACTCCAAACAAATCCGAACCGTAGCTTTTAGTGCTGATGGACAATTTCTCGCTAGTGGTAGCGATGACCAATCTGTACGACTCTGGAATCAGCGTACAGGTGAAGTCTTGCGAGTTCTCAAAGGTCACACTAGCTGGATTTCATCTGTCGCCTTCAGTCCCGATGGCGGTCTTTTGGCGAGTGGCAGCGAAGATCGGTCTGTGCGATTGTGGGATAGTCGCACCAATCTCTGTCTCAAGACTTTGCAGGGACATAGCAATGGAATTTGGTCTGTAGCTTTCAATCCTAACTCTCCTTACCAAGGGGAGTTAGGGGGGATGATTGCCAGTGGTAGCCAGGATCGGGGAATTCGGTTTTGGGACGTTAAAACTGGTAAATGTAGAGACGTTACAAGTAACATCTCTACACAAAGACACACCAGCTGGATCTGGTCTTTAGCTTTCAACCCTCAAGGTTCAATTCTTGCCAGTGGTAGTGAAGACCGGACAATTAAACTCTGGGACACCCGGACAGGAGAACATCTGCGAACTCTCAAAGGACATACAGATGCAGTATTTTCCGTCATCTTTAGTCCCGACGGGCAAACCCTTTTGAGTGGTAGTCTCGACGGAACCATCAAAATCTGGCATATCCCCCAAGGTTTCTGTCGCCAAACATTGCAGGGACACAATGGCGGCGTTTGGTCAATTTCCCTAAGTTTAGATGGGCAAATCCTCGTTAGTGGCAGTCAAGATCAAACCCTCAGACTTTGGGATGTCCGCACAAGTCGCTGCATCAGCACTTTGTCGGGACATAATAGTTGGATTCGTTCTTGTGCCATCAGTCCGGATGGACAAACCATCGCCAGCGGTAGTGCTGATGGAATTGTCAAACTTTGGCACGTCAATACAGGGAAATGTCGCCAAATTTCAGCACACACTGGCCCAGTTTTGTCAGTTGCTTTCGATCCTAATGGGAAAACCTTCGCCAGTACTGGTGCTGATGCAGTAGTGAAACTCTGGGATGTTTCGACTTTGCAGTGCTGCCATCTCCAAGGACATACTAAATGGGTTCGGTTTCTCGCCTATAATCCGGATGGGCAAATCCTCGCCAGCTGTAGCCAAGATGAAACAATTAAACTTTGGGATGTTAGCGATCGCTGGTCAAAAACAATTAACAACGGACAACGGACAACCAACAGTAAGTGCATTCAAACCCTACAAGTTCCTAGACCCTACGAGGCACTAAACATAACTGGCGTTACTGGTTTAACAGAAGCGCAGAGATCTACACTTAAAATGTTAGGGGCTATTGATGAAAGCCTTTTTGCTGATATTCCACAGCTTGCCACACTTAGCTAA
- a CDS encoding BMP family ABC transporter substrate-binding protein, with amino-acid sequence MNAKKSFHLPRRQVIRGILATTAFGITAKFGTGCSSSAPETQATSSGEAKPIVMGFIYVGPKDDYGYNQAHAEGRTGVAKLNWVKTVEEASVPETTSVEETMRNMIEQDGATVVFPTSFGYYDPHILKLAKEYPEVQFFHCGGRYEEGKHPKNVGSYYGYIDEAEYVAGIVAAHTSKSGKLGFIAAKPIPQVLRNINSFALGARSVNPKITTQVLFTGDWAVPVKEAEAANSMADQGIDVLTCHVDSPKVVMETAEKRSIFCTGYHANQATLAPKGYLTGAEWDWAKLYSDYAQMIKAGKTLMNGGIPHLVRGGLKEGFLKLSPYGSVVSADAKKDADAAKEKFMEGNMVVYKGGIKDNTGKVVIPPGKDLKQQDGELEKMNWLAEGVLGSVSS; translated from the coding sequence GTGAACGCTAAAAAGTCTTTCCACCTACCCCGCCGTCAAGTCATTCGCGGAATATTAGCCACCACAGCATTTGGTATCACAGCGAAATTTGGGACTGGATGCAGTTCTTCTGCACCGGAAACTCAAGCCACCTCAAGTGGAGAAGCCAAGCCAATAGTCATGGGATTTATTTATGTGGGGCCAAAAGATGACTATGGCTACAACCAAGCTCATGCTGAAGGGAGAACAGGCGTTGCTAAATTAAATTGGGTAAAAACCGTTGAAGAAGCCAGCGTTCCGGAAACTACATCAGTAGAAGAAACGATGCGGAACATGATTGAACAGGATGGCGCAACGGTGGTGTTTCCAACATCTTTTGGCTACTACGATCCGCATATCTTGAAACTTGCCAAAGAGTATCCAGAAGTTCAATTTTTCCACTGCGGCGGACGTTATGAAGAAGGGAAACATCCCAAGAACGTTGGCAGCTATTATGGCTACATTGATGAAGCTGAATATGTAGCAGGTATCGTGGCTGCTCATACTTCCAAATCTGGCAAATTAGGCTTTATTGCTGCTAAGCCAATTCCCCAGGTACTCCGCAATATTAACAGCTTTGCATTAGGCGCACGCAGCGTCAATCCGAAGATTACGACCCAGGTACTTTTCACCGGAGATTGGGCGGTTCCCGTTAAAGAAGCGGAAGCTGCTAATAGTATGGCAGACCAGGGTATTGATGTACTCACCTGTCACGTAGATAGCCCAAAAGTCGTCATGGAAACGGCTGAAAAACGCAGTATTTTCTGTACTGGCTACCACGCGAATCAAGCCACGTTAGCACCTAAAGGATATTTGACGGGTGCGGAGTGGGACTGGGCGAAACTTTATTCAGATTATGCCCAAATGATCAAGGCTGGCAAAACTTTGATGAATGGGGGAATTCCGCATTTAGTGCGCGGTGGTTTGAAGGAAGGCTTTTTAAAATTGTCGCCTTACGGTTCTGTCGTCTCTGCGGATGCAAAAAAGGATGCTGATGCGGCTAAAGAGAAGTTTATGGAGGGCAACATGGTGGTTTACAAGGGCGGAATTAAAGACAATACAGGCAAAGTTGTCATTCCCCCAGGTAAGGATTTAAAACAGCAGGACGGGGAACTAGAAAAGATGAATTGGTTGGCGGAAGGAGTTCTCGGTAGTGTCAGCAGTTAA
- a CDS encoding ABC transporter permease: MINRRNWRGIEAICIPVAALFFSLLLFGIFCALAGANPFAVYASIYKAAFGSWRSFQNSLLRAAPLMLSSLCTALPARLGLVIIGNEGALVVGGLGAVAAGLALSTAPPTIVQIAMALAGIICGGLWIGAVGALRHYRAVNETISSLLLNYIAIALLNHLVGGPMRDPSSLNKPSSYPIADINMIGSIPGTRVHYGLIYGLIACAIAYFLIQRTTFGFAARTAGGNIRAARIAGLPVGKLTMAICFLAGSCAGLAGMVEVAAVHGRANESLNANYGYGGILVAFIARHNPLAASLVAILLGGILASGGILQRAHNLPDATVLVFQGLVFLVVLYSESLYGRLPIFKEREPGKGTDSLPPIPNPQAPIPS, translated from the coding sequence ATGATTAACCGTCGCAATTGGCGTGGGATAGAAGCAATTTGCATTCCGGTCGCCGCCTTATTTTTTTCATTGTTACTGTTTGGAATTTTTTGTGCATTGGCGGGGGCTAATCCCTTCGCCGTCTATGCTTCAATTTACAAAGCAGCTTTTGGCAGTTGGCGTTCTTTTCAGAATTCTCTGCTACGGGCGGCTCCTTTGATGCTAAGTTCCCTTTGTACGGCGCTTCCGGCTCGTTTGGGACTGGTGATTATTGGTAATGAGGGGGCGCTGGTAGTTGGGGGACTGGGGGCTGTAGCTGCTGGTTTAGCCTTGTCTACTGCACCGCCAACAATTGTGCAAATTGCGATGGCGCTGGCTGGGATAATTTGCGGTGGTTTGTGGATTGGGGCGGTAGGAGCGTTACGTCACTACCGAGCTGTGAATGAAACGATTAGTAGTTTGCTGTTGAATTATATAGCGATCGCTCTCCTCAATCATCTAGTCGGCGGCCCGATGCGCGATCCTAGTTCCTTAAATAAGCCTTCCAGCTACCCGATTGCTGACATCAACATGATTGGGAGTATCCCGGGAACGCGAGTTCACTACGGTTTGATTTATGGGTTGATTGCGTGTGCGATCGCATATTTCCTGATTCAGCGTACCACTTTCGGTTTTGCCGCCCGCACCGCCGGAGGTAATATCCGCGCCGCTAGAATTGCTGGACTCCCGGTAGGTAAGCTGACTATGGCAATTTGTTTTTTGGCTGGTTCGTGTGCTGGGTTAGCTGGGATGGTGGAAGTAGCTGCTGTGCATGGTAGAGCTAACGAATCCCTAAATGCAAACTATGGTTACGGTGGGATTTTGGTAGCATTTATTGCTCGACATAACCCGTTAGCTGCAAGTTTAGTGGCAATTTTACTCGGCGGTATTCTTGCCAGTGGCGGCATTTTGCAACGAGCGCATAATTTACCAGATGCAACTGTTTTGGTTTTTCAAGGGTTAGTTTTTTTGGTGGTTCTGTATAGCGAATCGCTTTATGGACGGTTGCCAATTTTCAAAGAAAGGGAACCTGGGAAAGGAACAGATTCTTTACCTCCAATTCCGAATCCGCAAGCACCGATTCCTAGTTAA
- a CDS encoding ABC transporter permease codes for MTTEALGWWGVPLAIAAGTLRGSAPFLFVSLGECLTEKSGKINLGLEGTLLTGAMSAYAISYLTGSPWLGVLVAGLAGMVLGFIHAWLSQQPRVNDVAVGIAMIIFGSGIAFFFGKSFIQPSAPQLPTIDLGTWSSISAIQSALKISPLFLIGVAIAPLMQWFFKSTRWGLFIRAVGDSPDAAKAMGISINKVRMICIIAGSCLAGIGGAYLSLYYPGSWNERISSGQGLMAVALVIFARWNPVQCLYASLLFGGAQAIGPALQSVGINSYYYLFNASPYILTLLIMIITCSPKRTLTGAPGALGQ; via the coding sequence ATGACTACAGAAGCATTAGGCTGGTGGGGCGTACCGTTAGCGATCGCAGCGGGAACTTTGCGGGGAAGCGCTCCGTTTCTGTTTGTATCTTTGGGCGAATGTTTGACGGAAAAAAGCGGGAAAATTAATTTGGGACTTGAGGGAACGCTACTTACAGGTGCGATGAGTGCTTATGCTATTTCTTATCTGACTGGTTCGCCTTGGTTAGGGGTTTTAGTAGCAGGATTAGCGGGAATGGTACTCGGTTTTATTCATGCTTGGCTTTCTCAACAGCCAAGGGTAAATGATGTTGCTGTTGGCATTGCGATGATTATTTTTGGTAGTGGTATTGCCTTTTTCTTCGGTAAATCGTTTATTCAACCTTCAGCACCACAATTACCGACTATAGATTTAGGAACTTGGAGCAGTATTTCAGCGATACAATCAGCTTTAAAAATCAGTCCTTTGTTTTTGATTGGGGTAGCGATCGCGCCTTTGATGCAATGGTTTTTTAAATCAACTCGTTGGGGTTTATTTATCCGCGCAGTTGGCGATAGTCCTGATGCGGCTAAAGCGATGGGAATTTCTATCAACAAAGTGCGAATGATCTGCATTATTGCCGGGAGTTGTTTAGCAGGAATTGGTGGCGCTTACCTATCACTTTACTACCCTGGTAGTTGGAACGAGCGTATTTCTAGCGGTCAAGGTTTAATGGCCGTAGCACTGGTAATCTTTGCCCGTTGGAACCCAGTTCAATGTTTGTATGCTTCTTTGTTGTTTGGAGGAGCGCAAGCGATTGGCCCTGCTTTGCAATCAGTCGGGATAAATTCTTACTACTACTTATTCAATGCTTCTCCCTACATTCTGACACTGCTAATTATGATCATCACCTGTTCGCCAAAACGAACTTTAACGGGTGCGCCAGGAGCATTAGGACAATAA
- a CDS encoding allophanate hydrolase-related protein produces the protein MQQAIPLAVNGTLMRGLELNGNLLAVGATFVRESITEPTYRLWSIDDSYPAMLRVTTGGNAIALEIWEVPIPSLSTILLQEPPGLCIGKIHLWDGEIVLGVLAEPYLCENRQEITKWGGWREYKKT, from the coding sequence ATGCAACAAGCTATACCTTTGGCAGTAAATGGAACATTGATGAGGGGATTAGAGTTAAATGGAAATCTCCTAGCAGTTGGAGCAACATTTGTGAGAGAGTCCATCACAGAACCAACATATAGGCTTTGGTCAATTGATGACAGCTATCCAGCAATGCTGCGAGTGACGACTGGAGGGAACGCGATCGCGCTCGAAATTTGGGAAGTTCCTATCCCTAGCCTGTCCACAATCTTATTACAAGAACCTCCCGGATTGTGCATCGGTAAAATCCACCTTTGGGATGGTGAAATAGTTCTCGGAGTCTTAGCAGAACCTTACCTATGCGAAAACAGACAAGAAATTACTAAATGGGGCGGTTGGCGGGAATACAAAAAAACGTAA